Below is a genomic region from Sphingopyxis terrae subsp. terrae NBRC 15098.
ATCGGCCCCGAGCATAGTTGGCTGCATGACATCGGCCGCGCGCGTTACGAACCGGTCACCGACGAAGAGGCGCTCGCAAGTTTCCAGAAACTGACCAAGCTCGAAGGCATCATCCCCGCGCTCGAAAGCGCGCACGCGATCGCCGCTGCCGAACGCATCGCGCCGACGCTGGGCAAGGACAAGATCATCATCGTCAATTGCTCGGGCCGCGGCGACAAGGACATCTTCACCGTGGCGGAAGCATTGGGGGTAAAGCTGTGACCCGCTTCGCCGCCGCCTTCGCCAAGCCGCGCCCTGCGCTCGTCGCCTTCATCACCGGCGGCGATGGCGACACCGCCGCGAACCTTGACGCGCTCGTCGCGGGGGGGGCCGATGTGATCGAACTGGGCATGCCCTTCACCGATCCGATGGCCGACGGCCCCGCGATCCAGGCCGCAAACCTGCGAAGCCTCGCCAAGGGGACGACCACCGCCGACCTGTTCGGTATCGCCGCCGCCTTCCGCCAGCGCCATCCCGACACGCCGCTCGTGCTGATGGGCTATGCCAATCCGATGACGATCCGTGGCGCCGACTGGTTCGCCGCAGAGTGCGCGAAAGCAGGGGTCGACGGCGTCATCTGCGTCGATATTCCCTCGGAGGAAGATCCCGAACTCGGCCCCGCGCTCCGCGCTGCCGGGGTCGACCTGATCCGCCTCGCAACGCCGACGACCGACGCGGCGCGCCTGCCAGACGTGCTGAACGGCGCGGGCGGCTTTCTCTATTATGTTTCGGTTGCCGGGATCACCGGGATGCAGCAGGCCGCTCAGGCGAGCATCGAGGATGCGGTTGCGCGCCTGAAAGCCGCGACCGACCTGCCGGTCGCGGTCGGATTCGGCGTTCGCACCCCCGCGCAGGCGGCCGACATCGCCAAGGTTGCCGACGGCGTCGTCGTCGGATCGGCCTTCATCGACATCATTGCCGAGCATGGCGACGCCGCGTCGGCGCATGTCGAGGCCTTCACCCGTTCGCTCGCCGATGCTATCCACAGCGCAAAGGAGATCGCCGCATGAGCTGGCTCGACCGCGTTCGCAACGCCCTGCCCTTCACCGCCAAGCGCGACACCGCCGACAACCTCTGGCACAAATGCCGCCAGTGTCAGCAGATGGTGTTCGTCAAGGAGTGGGAAGACAATCTGAACGTCTGCCCGCGCTGCGACCATCACGACCGCATCGGCGCCAAAGAGCGCTTCGCGCAGCTTTTCGACGGCGGCCTGCACGAGTTGATCGCCGCCCCCGCGGCACCCGAAGATCCGCTGAAGTTCCGCGACACCAAGAAATATGTCGACCGCATCAAGGCCGCACGCGCGCAGACCGGCGACCGCGACGCTTACCAGAACGCCTTCGGCCGCATTTCGGGCCAGGGCGCCGTGATCGGGGTGCAGGATTTCGCCTTCATGGGCGGATCGATGGGCGTCGCGGTCGGCGAAGCCTTCGTCGCCGGGGTCGAGGCCGCGATCAAGCGCGGCGTCCCCTACATCGCGATCACCGCCGCGGGCGGCGCGCGGATGCAGGAAGGCACGCTGTCGCTGATGCAGATGCCGCGCGCTACGGTTGCGCTCCAGCGGCTGCGCCGCGCGGGCCTGCCTTATGTGGTGCTGCTCACCGACCCGACGACGGGCGGCGTGACCGCGAGCTATGCGATGCTGGGCGATGTGCAGATCAGCGAGCCCAATGCGCTGATCGGCTTTGCGGGCCAGCGCGTGATCGAAAATACGATCCGCGAAAAGCTGCCCGAAGGATTCCAGCGCGCCGAATATCTGCTCGATCACGGGATGATCGACATGGTGGTGCATCGCAAGGAGCTGCCCGCGACGCTCGGCCGCCTGATCGGCTATCTCGCGCCCGAAAAGGCGGCTTGATCCCTCCTCCTGACGGACGGAGGGAGAATCCATGCCCGACCACGCGCACAGTTCCGATCCCGCCGTTCAGGCGCAGCTCGACCGCCTCGCGGCGCTGTCGCCGGGTCGCGACATATTGGGGCTGGAACGCATCGGCGAAATGTGCGCGCGCCTCGGCGATCCCCAAGACCGGCTGCCGCGGACCTTCCATGTCGCAGGGACCAACGGCAAGGGATCGACCTGCGCCTATCTGCGCGCAATACTGGAGGCGCAGGGGCGCAGGGTCCACGCTTATACCAGCCCGCACCTCGTCCGGTTTAACGAGCGCATCCGACTGGCGGGCACCCTGATCGATGATGCGGCGCTCGCCGCCTTGCTTGGCGAAGCCCTCGACGTCGCGGAAGGGCTGCACGCAAGCTTTTTCGAGGTGACGACGGCGGCGGCTTTCCTTGCCTTTTCGCGCATCCCCGCCGACGATTGCATCATCGAGGTCGGGCTGGGCGGACGACTCGATGCGACCAATATCATCCCGGCGCCGGCGGTGTGCGGCATCGCCTCGCTCGGCATCGACCATGAGGCCTTTCTGCTCGCGCCCGAAGACGGCACCCCGACGCGCCCTGCCGAACGGATCGCGTGGGAAAAGGCCGGCATAATCAAGCGCGGCGCCGCGCTGGCGACGCTCGCCTATCCGCCGCCGCTGGCGCGGGTGATCGCGGACCGGGCCGAGGCGGCGGGCGTGGTCCCGTTCGTCGAGGGCGAAACCTGGTCGGTCGAAGCCGTCGGCGACGCCTTTCGCTGGCGGTCGATGGACGGGGAACTCCCCGCCTTGATGCGCCCGCGCATGGCGGGCGGGCATCAGATGCGCAACGCGGGCCTTGCGATTGCGATGCTCCATCTCGCGCCGGGACCGAAACCCGATGCGGGCGCGATCGAGCGCGGCATCGCCGCGGCTTACTGGCCGGCGCGGTTGCAACGACTGGAGAGCGGACCGCTCGCAAAGCTGCTCCCGCCCGCCACGACGGTGTGGCTCGACGGCGCCCACAATGCCGATGCAGGGCATCAACTCGCGCAGCATTTTGCGGGCGATGCGCGCCGCATCCATCTGGTCACCGGGATGCTCGCCAACAAGCATCCCTCGGCGTTGATCGATCCCCTCGCCGGCAAGCTCGCCTCGATCACCGTCGTGCCGGTGCCCGGGCACGAGCATCATGGCGCCTCAGCCTTCGGGCCGGAAGCGCTCGCGGCCGATACCGTCGAGGCTGCGCTGGCCGGATTGGCCGTAGACCCTGTGACCGAGATCGTCCTGATCGCCGGCTCGCTTTACCTTGCGGGCGAGGTGCTGCGCGCGAACGGCGAATTGCCCGATTAGGCCGACGCCTCGCGCGCATGCCGGGTACCCGCCGTGCCGACCGATTGGTCAACGAGCCCGCTGCGCATCATCAGCCAGAATAGGACAATACCCGGCAGGGCCGCGGCGACGGTGAACAGATAGAAGTTCACATTGCCCATATTGTCCATCATCGCGCCCGCCGTGGTGCCGGTCAGGAAACGACCGACAATGCTCGCTGCGGAGGAGATCAGCGCATAATGCGCCGCAGTGAAGCGCAAGTCGCAGAGTGCCGAGAAATAGGCGACGACGACGACGCCGCCGATGCCGCTCGCAATATTTTCGAACCCGATCGCGCCGGCGAGGCCCCAATTGCTGTGGCCCGCCGCCGCGAGCAGCGCGAAGCTGAAATTGCTCACCGCCATCAGGATCAGGCTGAGCAGTACCGACTTTTTCATGCCCATCCGCGCGTAGAGAATCCCGCCGATGAAAATGCCGATCAGATAGGCCCAGAAGCCGATACCGACGTCGTAGATCGCAATCTCGTCATTGCTGAAGCCAAGATCGTTGAGCAGCAGGCGCAGCGTCAGATTCGCGAGCGTATCGCCGATCTTGTGGAGCAGGATGAACAGCAGCACCAGCCAGGCGCCATGGCGACTGAAAAACTCGCGGAAGGGACCGATGATACCCGCGACAAGTCCTGGTTTGCCTTCGCGCGAGAGTGCCGCGCGGTGCCGCTCGGGCTCGCCGACCCAAAAGCCCGCAATGACCGCTGGCAATGCAAAAAGCGCACATGCCAGATAGGCCGCCTCCCATCCTTGCCGCGCGGCAAGAAAGAGCGCGAGCGCACCGGCGCCCGCCGATCCGATCCGCCAGCCATATTGCGACATGCCCGATCCGACACCGAGTTGTTCGGGCTTCAATATCTCGATCCGGTAGGCGTCGATCACAATGTCGAACGTCGCGCCCGCTGCACCCACGAGAACCGCACCGACCGCCATTTCGAACAGCGCGGCGAATTCGCCTTCATGGCCAAGCCCGAACCGCTGCATGAGGTGCCCCACGGGGGACTGGCCGACCTGCTGCGGATCGACCAGCGCGAGATTGCCGACCGCCAGCATGACGAGCATGGCCGTCAGGATCAGCCAACTGATCCGTTGGCCGACCACCCCGGCCCCCGGAAGGCGGATCGTATCGACGATCCAGGCCCACAGCGGTTTGAAATTATAGACGAGAAAGGCGAGCGAAAAGGCGGTGATCGATGATTTTTCGAAACCGTCCTGCGACAGTCGCGTCGTCAAGGTGGCACCGATCATCGCATAGGGAAATCCCGACGAAATGCCGAGCAGCAGCGCCGCCAGCGGCGCGCGTTCCAGATAGGGCCGGATGCTGTCCCACCAGCTTTGCGGTGGCGGCGGCGCCATATCTGCCTGCATAGATCCTCCCTGTCGCGCTCGGCTGACCGGCGACGCATCGAACCGTTCGGCCTAAAGCAACAGGACCAAATTGGAAGCATCTATTTGGCGGGGCGCCCGATCCAGCGGACGGCGTGCACGCGCCCGCCGGCGCGGTCCTGCAACAGCACCGCCCAGCGGTCGGCGCCGCGCTGGCCCGCGATCGCTGCGGGTATTGCAGCCGCGCAGGCGCCGCTTGCGGGGCAAGGAACCGCCGCCTCGGCCAGCACCACATTGGTATAGCCCAGCGTCCGGTTGCCATTCTCGCCGCGGGCGACGTCGACCGAGGCGCGGTGCGCGATCGCCAGGAAGCGCAATTCGGCACCCGCTGCGGACCGCGAAGCGACCACACGGCCGCCGTCGAGGCGAAGCGCAGCGTCGCTTGGCGCGGCGCCGAGCATCCGGCGCAGCGCCCGCTCGTCCGATCCGACGGCGGCCGCGCTCCCCTGCACGACGGTTTCGGGGGTATAAACGCCCGCCCCCGGCAGCCCGCGCCGCGCATAGCGGTCCTGAAGCGCATCGTTCGCGGCGCGCGCGAGCGTATCCTTCCATCCCAGCCGGTCCCAATAGGTAACGGGGCGGCTGACCGCGACCACGGAGCCTTCGGCATCCAGTCTTTCGAGCAACCGGTCGGCGGGCGGACAGGAGGAACAACCCTGGCTGGTGAACAACTCGACCAGCACGGGCGCCGCGGGCGGCGTCGAAGCCGCGATGGCGGCGGACGGTCGATCGGATGGCCCGAACAGGAGCGCGGCGGCCGCCCCCAAAGCCAAGCTGAACAGCGGAAGCAATATCTTCAACGGGATCCTCCTCGCGCATCGGCACTCAACCGCCGGTTCGGTGGAGGCAGCGGGCCGGTTACGCGGCCTCGGGACGCCAATAGGTTTGCATCCCGCTCACCTTGCGCGGCATCTTGTGCTTGCACACCATCGTCTCGACGGCGCGAACCGCGTGGAGAAGCGCCGCCGCCCCGTGCGGCTTGGTCAGGCAGGCGAGCGCGATGTCGCCCGCATCTTCGGGACATTGCCCCGTTACCAGCAGTACGGCAACGCCGCGGTCGCGCGCGAGCCGCGCAACCTCGCGTCCCGTCATGTGCCCCGCGAGCTTGAGGTCGAGGATCAGCGCATCGATCGTCTTGTCTGCCAGCATCGCGACAGCCGCTTCGCCCGAATCGACCGTCGCAACGACGTCATAGCCACCATGCTTCAGGGTCCGCTCATTGTCGAAAGCGACCAGCGGATCATCCTCGACGATCAGCAGCCGTTTGAAGCAGGACGGGCGGGACGCGAAGAGCATTTTACCTACCTTCCGTCCGCCGCATGACTCTGCGTGCGCGTCCTCGCAAGATTGCTTTTGCTTGCCATCGACGAAGCGACACTTTTCCGGCTATGAGCGTGGCCATATTACAACATCCCTTTTCCCGAATAACGATATGAAAGCCGCATCCGTTCCGATGACGACACGCCGCCCACCCCGTTCGCCGTCCCGCCCGCCCGCTTCCCCGCAGGGCGACGCTCCGCGTGGCCGCCGCAGCGCGCGCGCTGCACAACCGCCGCGTAAGGCTCCGCCGAAGGAAGAGGAGCGCGAGGACGGGCCGCAGCGCATCACCAAGCTCCTGGCGCGCGCTGGCGTCGGGTCACGGCGCGATGTCGAACGAATGATCGAGGAAGGCCGCATTGCACTGAACGGCGCGGTGATCGTGCAACCGGCGCCGCTGCTCTCATCGCTCGAGGGCTTGACCCTCGACGGCAATCCGGTCGCAAAGCCCGTATCGACGCGCCTCTATCGCTTCTACAAGCCGGTCGGCTGCCTGACCGCGGCGCGCGACCCCAAGGGACGCAAGACGATTTATGACGTGCTGCCCAAGGGGCTGCCGCGGCTGATGCCCGTCGGGCGGCTCGACTATAATACCGAGGGCTTGCTGTTGCTGACCAATGACGGCGAATTCAAGCGCCAGCTCGAACTGCCCGCCAGCGGGGTCGAGCGCACCTATCGCGCCCGCGCGTTTGGCGACATCAGCCAAACGCAGCTCGAGGAACTGGTCGAGGGGGTCGAGATCGACGGGGTCCGCTATGGCAAGATCGACGCCAATCTCGAACGGCGGACGGGGCGCAACCAGTGGATCGAGCTGACGCTGACCGAGGGCAAGAATCGCGAGGTTCGCCGCGTGCTCGAACATCTGGGGCTGCAGGTGAGCCGCCTGATCCGGACGCGATATGGCGCTTTCGAGCTCGACGGCCTCGATGTCGGCGCGGTCGAGGCCGTACCACGCGATGCCTTGTTCCAGTTCCGGCGGCGGATGAGCTGATGCGCGTCATTTCCGGCAAATGGCGCGGTCGCAAGTTGATCGCGCCCAAGAATGATGCCACTCGCCCGACCGCCGACCGCACGCGCGAGACACTCTTCTCCATGCTTGCAAGCCGGCTCGGTAGTTTCGAGGGCTTGTATGTCGCCGACCTGTTCGCGGGGTCGGGCGCGCTGGGGATCGAGGCCTTGTCGCGCGGCGCCGCGCAGTGCCTGTTCGGTGAGCAGGATCGCGAGGCGATCGACGCCCTGCGCAAGAATCTGGCGGCGCTCGGTGCGGCCGGACACGCCGAGGTGCGGGCCGGTTCGGTCCTCGCACTTGGGCCAGCGCCACGCAGTTTCGATCTGCTGCTGCTCGATGCGCCCTATGCAACCGGCGCGGGCAGTGTCGCACTCGACAAGCTGGCGCGGCTCGGCTGGGTCGATACCGATAGCTGGATCTCGATCGAAACAGGCGAGAAAGAAAGCGTCGACGTCGCGGGCTTCGCGATCGAAGCGGAGCGAAAGGTCGGAAAAGCTAAGCTGACGCTGCTCCGTGCCGACTAAAGATAGGGCTTCAGATTGAACTGCGCGTGACCGCGCTTCCCGTCGCGTTCATAATCGAACGCGACTTGATCCCCGGGCTTGCCGCCCAGCCGGCGCAACATCGCGTTCCATTCGACCCCCACAAGCGTATCGCCCGGTTGCAGCCCGGCGTCCTTGGCCGGGCTGCCGTTGCCAACATCCTCGATCACGATACGCGTACCTTTGCGGTCAAGCCACAGCCCCGACATCGGATAGCGCTCGGTTCCTGCAAAACCGAGTCCGTTGGGCGCCATCCATAGCTGTTTGCGCTTGGGATCCGTCGACAGGTGGAAATGGCGGATCATGTCCAACCCGACCAACCCCTCGACATTATCGAAATTGCCGTTCCGCGGGTCGGGCTCAGCAAGTGTGACCAGCGCGCGCGGAAAGGCGAATTTGTGAAGAAGGACCTTGTCCGCCCGGAACATACGGGTCCGCAGACTTCCTTTGCCGAAGCCGCTTGCACGCACGGGAACATAGGGTCGTTCGCTATCCCACCAACCGATGTCGCGCGCCGCCTTGCCATCGAGCAGGATGTTGCGGGGTGCGCCTGTGTCGATCAGGAAGCGCCCAGAAAAATCGCCGATCTGCACGGGCGTGGTCAAACCGTAGCTCGCCCGGCGGGGCATATAGCTTTCGGGTATCAGATACATGCCAGGCCGCTCGCTACGGCCATCGGGATAGATGCGCCACTGGTTCGCCACGAAATCAAGATCGCTGTCCATATCGGTAAACAGCGGCGCGCCGATCAATCCCCGGGTGCTCGAGTCGACGACTGACTTGGTGCCGTGAAATTCCATATAGGGGATGCGAAAGGTGCCGCCGATCACCACATCCTCGACGCGCAGGACCGACGTCCGCTCTACCCCGCCCAGGCCGCCGATAATGCTCGCGCCGCGTTCGCGCAGCTTGACGGAGTTCGCCCAGCTATCCGAAATCAGGCTTTCGGTGGTACCGGTGTCGAGAATGAACGATTCGGGAGGCAAGCCTTCCACCGACACATCAAGCCAGACGCGATTGCCCTGCAGCCTGATCGGTGCGGCGAAGACCATTGGCGCCAAAGCGGCTGCGGAACCCGGCAGCATGAGGCCGGCGATGACCGGCCATGAGGCGATGAAAGAACGCGTGCGATCAAGGACATGGGCAGATCTCGCGATGGTGGGAGACTATCCGTTTGTTAGAGATTCAATGATGACGCCGCAATGACATTGCGCCTCACGCGTCACCGCGTTCAATTTTTGTCACCAAGGCCAGGCCGCAAAAGCTGACCAGTCCGGCGAGCGCCAGATAAAGGCCGACGACCTCGGTTCCGCGCCAGTCACCGAGCGCCTGCGCCGCGATCGGCGCGGCTGCGCCGCCCAATATGCCGCCGACATTGAAGGCGACCGACGCGCCGGTGTAGCGGACGCGCACGGGGAACAGGCCGGTCAGCCAGCTCCCGAGCGGGCCGTAGACGAGGCCCATGACGAACAGCGATGTGGCGAGACCTGCGAAGATCGTCAGCCAGCTCCCCGAGGCCAGCGCCGGACCGAACAGCAAGCCGACGAGCATCGTCGCGCCGCAGCCCCAGCGCAGCACGCGCTGCGCACTCGACGCATCGCTGGCATAGCCCGCAAAGATAATGCCGCCCGCCATGAACAATATCGCACCGAGCTGGATGAGCAGAAACTCCTCCTTCGGATAGCCGAGCGTGGTGGTGCCGTGCGCAAGGGCGAAGCTGGTCGCGAGATAGAAGATCGCGAAACAGGCGACGACCGCGAAGGTGCCGGCAAGCGTCGCGACGAAGTGGCCGCGCAGCAACTCGCCGATCGGCACGCCGACAGGCGCGTCGCGCTCCAACGCCTCCGAAAAGGCCGGCGTCTCACCGATCTTGAGCCGCACCCACAGGCCAAGGCCGACGAGCACGGCGGAAACAAGAAAGGGGATACGCCAGCCCCACGCCGCAAAATCGGCATCGCTCAGCCAAAGGCCGAGGAGCAGGAACAGTCCGTTGGCGGCGATGAACCCGACCGGCGCGCCAAGCTGCGGGAACATGCCGAAGCGCGACTGCCATCCCGGCGGCGCATTTTCGACCGCGAGCAGCGCCGCACCGCCCCATTCCCCGCCCAGCCCGAAGCCCTGCCCGAACCGCAAGATGCACAGCAGCAACGGTGCGACCCAGCCGACCATCGCATAGGTCGGCAGAAAGGCGATAAGCAGCGTCGAGGCCCCCATCAGCATCAGCGAGGCAACGAGCGTCGACTTCCGCCCGATCCGGTCGCCGAAATGGCCGAACACGACGGCGCCGACCGGCCGCGCGAAAAAAGCGAGCCCGAAGCTCATGAAGCTGAGCATCAGCTGCGCCGACGGCGATTCCGAAGGAAAGAAAAGCGGCCCGAAGACCAGCGCAGCCGCGGTGCCGTAGATATAAAAATCATAAAATTCGACTGCGGTGCCGACCAGACTTGCGGTCAAAATTCGGCGATGTCTGCGATATGGCTCCAGATTCACAGTCGCCCTCCCCCCCGGTCAAATCACCCCAGTTATCATCTGTTCCGGTGTGCGATTGCCGACGCGATGTCAAACCGGCGCGGGGCATCGGGGCCCGAGCGCACTGTCGCTACCGTGCAACGCCCCTTGCACTCATCCTCCGAATCGGTCACACCTTTACGTGAACGTAAAGGTAAAGACCGCGAGAGGATTCTTCCCTATGACCGACATACCGACCTTCGACACGATCAAGCTCGCGTGCAGCGACAATGTCGCGAAGATCACGCTCAACCGTCCCGAACGGCTCAATTCGATGCCGCCCGCGATGGCCGACGATATCCGCGCCGCGCTCGACTGGATGGGCGTCCTTGGCGCGCGTGCGCTGCTGATTACCGGTGAGGGTCGCGGTTTCTGTTCGGGCGCGGATCTGGCGGGCGATCGCAGCGCAACCGCTGTCGGCGGCGGCGCGAACAGTCGCAAGGCGCTGCGCAACCATTATAACCCGATGCTGCTCGCGCTCGCCA
It encodes:
- the trpA gene encoding tryptophan synthase subunit alpha, with the translated sequence MTRFAAAFAKPRPALVAFITGGDGDTAANLDALVAGGADVIELGMPFTDPMADGPAIQAANLRSLAKGTTTADLFGIAAAFRQRHPDTPLVLMGYANPMTIRGADWFAAECAKAGVDGVICVDIPSEEDPELGPALRAAGVDLIRLATPTTDAARLPDVLNGAGGFLYYVSVAGITGMQQAAQASIEDAVARLKAATDLPVAVGFGVRTPAQAADIAKVADGVVVGSAFIDIIAEHGDAASAHVEAFTRSLADAIHSAKEIAA
- the accD gene encoding acetyl-CoA carboxylase, carboxyltransferase subunit beta; this translates as MSWLDRVRNALPFTAKRDTADNLWHKCRQCQQMVFVKEWEDNLNVCPRCDHHDRIGAKERFAQLFDGGLHELIAAPAAPEDPLKFRDTKKYVDRIKAARAQTGDRDAYQNAFGRISGQGAVIGVQDFAFMGGSMGVAVGEAFVAGVEAAIKRGVPYIAITAAGGARMQEGTLSLMQMPRATVALQRLRRAGLPYVVLLTDPTTGGVTASYAMLGDVQISEPNALIGFAGQRVIENTIREKLPEGFQRAEYLLDHGMIDMVVHRKELPATLGRLIGYLAPEKAA
- a CDS encoding bifunctional folylpolyglutamate synthase/dihydrofolate synthase — protein: MPDHAHSSDPAVQAQLDRLAALSPGRDILGLERIGEMCARLGDPQDRLPRTFHVAGTNGKGSTCAYLRAILEAQGRRVHAYTSPHLVRFNERIRLAGTLIDDAALAALLGEALDVAEGLHASFFEVTTAAAFLAFSRIPADDCIIEVGLGGRLDATNIIPAPAVCGIASLGIDHEAFLLAPEDGTPTRPAERIAWEKAGIIKRGAALATLAYPPPLARVIADRAEAAGVVPFVEGETWSVEAVGDAFRWRSMDGELPALMRPRMAGGHQMRNAGLAIAMLHLAPGPKPDAGAIERGIAAAYWPARLQRLESGPLAKLLPPATTVWLDGAHNADAGHQLAQHFAGDARRIHLVTGMLANKHPSALIDPLAGKLASITVVPVPGHEHHGASAFGPEALAADTVEAALAGLAVDPVTEIVLIAGSLYLAGEVLRANGELPD
- a CDS encoding MFS transporter, yielding MQADMAPPPPQSWWDSIRPYLERAPLAALLLGISSGFPYAMIGATLTTRLSQDGFEKSSITAFSLAFLVYNFKPLWAWIVDTIRLPGAGVVGQRISWLILTAMLVMLAVGNLALVDPQQVGQSPVGHLMQRFGLGHEGEFAALFEMAVGAVLVGAAGATFDIVIDAYRIEILKPEQLGVGSGMSQYGWRIGSAGAGALALFLAARQGWEAAYLACALFALPAVIAGFWVGEPERHRAALSREGKPGLVAGIIGPFREFFSRHGAWLVLLFILLHKIGDTLANLTLRLLLNDLGFSNDEIAIYDVGIGFWAYLIGIFIGGILYARMGMKKSVLLSLILMAVSNFSFALLAAAGHSNWGLAGAIGFENIASGIGGVVVVAYFSALCDLRFTAAHYALISSAASIVGRFLTGTTAGAMMDNMGNVNFYLFTVAAALPGIVLFWLMMRSGLVDQSVGTAGTRHAREASA
- a CDS encoding DUF1223 domain-containing protein, producing MKILLPLFSLALGAAAALLFGPSDRPSAAIAASTPPAAPVLVELFTSQGCSSCPPADRLLERLDAEGSVVAVSRPVTYWDRLGWKDTLARAANDALQDRYARRGLPGAGVYTPETVVQGSAAAVGSDERALRRMLGAAPSDAALRLDGGRVVASRSAAGAELRFLAIAHRASVDVARGENGNRTLGYTNVVLAEAAVPCPASGACAAAIPAAIAGQRGADRWAVLLQDRAGGRVHAVRWIGRPAK
- a CDS encoding response regulator, which encodes MLFASRPSCFKRLLIVEDDPLVAFDNERTLKHGGYDVVATVDSGEAAVAMLADKTIDALILDLKLAGHMTGREVARLARDRGVAVLLVTGQCPEDAGDIALACLTKPHGAAALLHAVRAVETMVCKHKMPRKVSGMQTYWRPEAA
- a CDS encoding pseudouridine synthase: MTTRRPPRSPSRPPASPQGDAPRGRRSARAAQPPRKAPPKEEEREDGPQRITKLLARAGVGSRRDVERMIEEGRIALNGAVIVQPAPLLSSLEGLTLDGNPVAKPVSTRLYRFYKPVGCLTAARDPKGRKTIYDVLPKGLPRLMPVGRLDYNTEGLLLLTNDGEFKRQLELPASGVERTYRARAFGDISQTQLEELVEGVEIDGVRYGKIDANLERRTGRNQWIELTLTEGKNREVRRVLEHLGLQVSRLIRTRYGAFELDGLDVGAVEAVPRDALFQFRRRMS
- the rsmD gene encoding 16S rRNA (guanine(966)-N(2))-methyltransferase RsmD — encoded protein: MRVISGKWRGRKLIAPKNDATRPTADRTRETLFSMLASRLGSFEGLYVADLFAGSGALGIEALSRGAAQCLFGEQDREAIDALRKNLAALGAAGHAEVRAGSVLALGPAPRSFDLLLLDAPYATGAGSVALDKLARLGWVDTDSWISIETGEKESVDVAGFAIEAERKVGKAKLTLLRAD
- a CDS encoding aspartyl protease family protein, whose amino-acid sequence is MLPGSAAALAPMVFAAPIRLQGNRVWLDVSVEGLPPESFILDTGTTESLISDSWANSVKLRERGASIIGGLGGVERTSVLRVEDVVIGGTFRIPYMEFHGTKSVVDSSTRGLIGAPLFTDMDSDLDFVANQWRIYPDGRSERPGMYLIPESYMPRRASYGLTTPVQIGDFSGRFLIDTGAPRNILLDGKAARDIGWWDSERPYVPVRASGFGKGSLRTRMFRADKVLLHKFAFPRALVTLAEPDPRNGNFDNVEGLVGLDMIRHFHLSTDPKRKQLWMAPNGLGFAGTERYPMSGLWLDRKGTRIVIEDVGNGSPAKDAGLQPGDTLVGVEWNAMLRRLGGKPGDQVAFDYERDGKRGHAQFNLKPYL
- a CDS encoding MFS transporter, with the translated sequence MEPYRRHRRILTASLVGTAVEFYDFYIYGTAAALVFGPLFFPSESPSAQLMLSFMSFGLAFFARPVGAVVFGHFGDRIGRKSTLVASLMLMGASTLLIAFLPTYAMVGWVAPLLLCILRFGQGFGLGGEWGGAALLAVENAPPGWQSRFGMFPQLGAPVGFIAANGLFLLLGLWLSDADFAAWGWRIPFLVSAVLVGLGLWVRLKIGETPAFSEALERDAPVGVPIGELLRGHFVATLAGTFAVVACFAIFYLATSFALAHGTTTLGYPKEEFLLIQLGAILFMAGGIIFAGYASDASSAQRVLRWGCGATMLVGLLFGPALASGSWLTIFAGLATSLFVMGLVYGPLGSWLTGLFPVRVRYTGASVAFNVGGILGGAAAPIAAQALGDWRGTEVVGLYLALAGLVSFCGLALVTKIERGDA